The genomic segment GGTAGGGTGCTACGTGCTACGTGGGGGCGCGGGCGTATGCGCGGGCGAACTCGGCCTGGAAGGGGTGGTGTGCGTCCATGGCGACGGCGATGCGTCGTGTGGAGACGGAGACGCGGGCGCCGATCCTGAGGAGCTTGAGGCGCAGGGATCCCGCGGTGGCCTGGGCGAGGCGCGTGTGTGCGAGGGCGGCTCGGAAGCGCGCCATGAGGATGGAGGCGAAGGCGGAGAAGAGGAGCCTGAGCTGGTTGGCGGCGATGGGGCCGGCGGAGGTGCGCGCGGCGAACAGGTCGAGCTGCTGCTCCTTGATGGCGTTCTCGGCGTGGCCCCTGGGGCAGTAGACGCGCTCGTAGAGGGTCCTGGGCGAGATCGTCTTCGGGAGCGAGGTGACGACGAAGCGGGGGTTGGACTTGCCGGGGATGTGTTCGCACTTGGCGACGACGCGGCGGAAGCGGGACCAGCTGGTCCGGGTGGCGTGGTCGAACTCGGCGTAGAGGCGGGCCGGACGGCCGCGGCCTTCCGACTCGACCTTGGCGGCGAGGAGTTCCGGGGCGACCCGTCGGCGAAGCCGGTCGTTCCTCGCGACGCCGAGGACGTAGTGGATGTTCTCTCGCTCCAAGAAGGCCATGATCTCCTCGCGGGCGTAGGCGGAGTCGGCGCGGACGAGGATCTCGACGTTGGGCCAGCGCCTGTCCGCGTCGTCCGAGATAGAAGTTGTGGGCGCCAACCACGCCGAACACGACGAGGAGAATGTACGCCACGAGCGGTGTCTGTTTTTTCGCTTCGTATTCAACCATCCGACGATCCATCTTCCGTCCTCCGTTCCTGCGGGGGATACGTGCAATGTCGCAGCGCCGCCCGGGTCCGGCGACACCGGCGCGCCGCTCGGACGGCAACGCCTTGCGGGTCGTGCGGCCCTCGGGCGACAATGCGCCTCGCGCCGGCCCCGGCCGTTGCCGGTCCCGCGCGGATCTCACTTCCGTAACACGCGAATAGGCCTGGATATGCGCCAATCGAAATCGTCCGCCGGCGTCGCCATCCTGGGCGCGGGGAATATCGGGCGCGCCATCGCCGAGGGGCTCGTGGCCGCGGGCTCGCACGCTCCGGCGGAGGTCCACGTCACGCGCCGCCACACGGAGCGGGTCGCGGATCTCGCGGAACGGGGGTTTCGGGTGTCGTCCGACAACCCGGGCGCCGTCGCCGCCTGCGACACGGTGATCGTCGCGGTCCAGCCGCAGGCTCTCGACTCGGTACTGATGGAAATCGCCCCGCATGTGGACGCCGGGCGCCATCTCCTCGTGTCCGTCGTCTCCGGGGCATCGATCGCGGCGATTCGCCGGCACGTGGGCCCGGACGTGGCGATCGTGCGCGCCATGCCCAACACGGCGGTCGCGCTGCGCGAGTCGATGACGTGCCTCGCGGCGGAGCGCGCCCATGTCGGCGCACTCGACCGGGTGGCGGAGTTGTTCCGGGCCGTCGGGGCCACGCTCGTCGTCGAGGAGGAACACATGGTCCCCGCCACCGCCCTCTGCGCCTGCGGCGTGGCGTTCTTCCTGCGGGCGGTGCGCGCCGCCTGCCAGGGCGGCATCGAGATCGGCTTCCACCCCGACGAGGCGCTCCGGATGGCGGCCCAGACCGCGCTCGGAGCCGCGGCTCTCGTCAGGGATCAGGGCCGTCATCCCGAGCGCGAGATCGACAGCGTGACGACGCCACGAGGCTGCACGATCGCCGGCCTCAACGAGATGGAGCACCGCGGGTTTTCCTCCGCCTTCATCAAGGGGATCACGACCTCCGCGGTGAAGGCGGAGTCGCTCTATGCCGGTGATTGATCGAGTTCCGGCGTGACCGCACAGACGCTCTATATCGTCGCCGTCCTGTGCCTCGTCATCGCGGGGACGGAGTGGCTCGTGCGCCGGAGCTTCCTGCGGCACGGCGGCACCGCGTTGATGGTCATCATCTTCACCGCGATCATCGCGAACTTCGGCCTGCTTCCGACCTCCTCGACCGAGGTGGATCCGGTCCCGGCCTATGACGCGATCTTCCGCACCGTCGCCCCGCTCGCGATCGTGTGGCTCCTGCTGAAGGTCAACCTGCGCGACATCCTCCGCGCCGGGCTGCCGATCATCACGCTCTTTCTCATCGGGTCGCTGGGGACCGTGGCCGGCGTGATCGCCGGCATGGCCCTCGTGGACGGGCCGGAGCGGATCGGTCCCCTGTTCGGGCCGCTGGGCGGAATGTTCACAGGCACCTACACGGGCGGCAGCGTGAACTTCAACGCGGT from the Candidatus Palauibacter soopunensis genome contains:
- a CDS encoding transposase translates to MAPTTSISDDADRRWPNVEILVRADSAYAREEIMAFLERENIHYVLGVARNDRLRRRVAPELLAAKVESEGRGRPARLYAEFDHATRTSWSRFRRVVAKCEHIPGKSNPRFVVTSLPKTISPRTLYERVYCPRGHAENAIKEQQLDLFAARTSAGPIAANQLRLLFSAFASILMARFRAALAHTRLAQATAGSLRLKLLRIGARVSVSTRRIAVAMDAHHPFQAEFARAYARAPT
- the proC gene encoding pyrroline-5-carboxylate reductase; amino-acid sequence: MRQSKSSAGVAILGAGNIGRAIAEGLVAAGSHAPAEVHVTRRHTERVADLAERGFRVSSDNPGAVAACDTVIVAVQPQALDSVLMEIAPHVDAGRHLLVSVVSGASIAAIRRHVGPDVAIVRAMPNTAVALRESMTCLAAERAHVGALDRVAELFRAVGATLVVEEEHMVPATALCACGVAFFLRAVRAACQGGIEIGFHPDEALRMAAQTALGAAALVRDQGRHPEREIDSVTTPRGCTIAGLNEMEHRGFSSAFIKGITTSAVKAESLYAGD